From one Romeriopsis navalis LEGE 11480 genomic stretch:
- a CDS encoding WGR domain-containing protein, which produces MKTTLVCINTAHNHYKVWTGEVLPNGNLRVEWGRIGGKCQSKEHQLHRREAAVQKLRSLISEKQQKGYVQQLEDETVEVLEFEGFRHQDQIIDLLVTVEAQLRRWPAHTAVTFDRATGRLISPLGVVDRARVAEASQLVNHLQVRYGAGDVAAIDAYLRVIRNAF; this is translated from the coding sequence ATGAAAACAACATTGGTTTGTATAAATACAGCCCACAACCATTACAAAGTTTGGACGGGCGAAGTGCTGCCAAACGGCAATCTACGCGTTGAGTGGGGCCGGATTGGGGGGAAATGCCAAAGTAAAGAGCATCAGCTCCATCGGCGGGAAGCCGCTGTCCAAAAACTGCGATCGCTGATCTCGGAGAAACAGCAGAAAGGCTACGTGCAGCAGTTGGAAGACGAAACAGTAGAAGTGCTTGAATTTGAAGGCTTCCGGCATCAAGACCAAATTATCGATTTGCTGGTAACCGTCGAAGCACAGTTACGACGGTGGCCAGCGCATACGGCTGTCACCTTTGATCGCGCTACTGGTCGATTAATATCGCCTTTGGGTGTCGTCGATCGGGCACGGGTAGCAGAAGCTAGTCAATTGGTGAATCATTTGCAAGTCCGCTATGGCGCAGGTGATGTCGCAGCAATTGATGCGTATCTGCGGGTAATACGAAATGCGTTTTGA
- a CDS encoding DUF2997 domain-containing protein, with protein MAAQIKVTFLPDGSMQVDVQGVQGQSCQALTQPLDQLGPTQTELKPEFYDTAAVAVSAQVNIAG; from the coding sequence ATGGCCGCACAAATCAAAGTGACCTTCCTCCCTGATGGCTCGATGCAGGTGGATGTCCAAGGGGTGCAAGGTCAATCCTGTCAGGCATTAACCCAGCCCCTTGACCAATTAGGTCCAACTCAAACTGAACTAAAGCCAGAGTTTTACGATACAGCAGCGGTTGCTGTATCGGCCCAAGTAAATATCGCAGGATAA
- a CDS encoding DUF6036 family nucleotidyltransferase: protein MRQNVDPQKIERLMEILGRKAQGSGAIYFTGGASALLVGWRDSTVDVDIRLDPEPPGIFQAIAKIKQDLNINIELASPQDFLPPLPGWRDRSRFIAQQGQITFYHYDFTAQALAKLSRGFDRDLNDVQAMYEQQLFSLADLREGFAAIAPELMRFPALDADVLRCRVEAFIDAHQRGEQ, encoded by the coding sequence ATGCGCCAAAATGTTGACCCTCAGAAAATTGAACGATTGATGGAAATCTTGGGACGCAAAGCCCAGGGTTCTGGTGCCATATATTTCACAGGTGGGGCTAGTGCACTACTGGTCGGATGGCGTGACTCCACAGTCGATGTTGATATTCGTCTCGACCCCGAACCACCAGGAATTTTTCAAGCGATCGCCAAAATTAAACAAGACTTAAATATCAACATTGAATTAGCCTCGCCACAGGACTTTCTACCACCGCTTCCAGGCTGGCGCGATCGCAGCCGATTCATTGCCCAACAGGGGCAAATAACCTTTTATCATTACGACTTTACGGCCCAAGCACTCGCCAAACTCTCCAGAGGGTTCGATCGTGATCTAAACGATGTCCAAGCGATGTACGAGCAACAACTATTCTCCTTGGCAGATTTGCGTGAGGGATTTGCAGCAATTGCACCGGAATTAATGCGTTTTCCGGCGCTCGACGCGGATGTACTCAGATGTCGGGTTGAAGCATTCATTGATGCTCATCAACGGGGGGAACAATGA
- a CDS encoding IS630 family transposase codes for MIGRLHKIRYSPSLAVGVAPDLHLRDWVEDESRFGLKPISRRRITAKGVEPVAVQHWRFKWVWLYGLVEPLTGESCFWEFSHLDHPCFGQVLQCFAQKYPDDMHIIQLDRSSVHRTPKLDKPNNVALLFQPAYCPELNPIEQLWAYLKTQLANRYWFDLEELQQAISQHIRQLTRAGLRSLTQRDFLMEAFDVAGIRLKQLIYP; via the coding sequence ATGATAGGTCGCTTACACAAAATTCGGTACAGTCCCAGTCTGGCGGTGGGCGTGGCACCGGACCTGCATCTCCGCGATTGGGTTGAGGATGAAAGTCGGTTTGGGCTCAAACCCATTAGCCGCAGGCGAATTACTGCGAAGGGCGTCGAACCCGTTGCGGTGCAACATTGGCGATTTAAGTGGGTCTGGCTCTATGGTCTAGTCGAACCACTGACCGGGGAGTCGTGCTTCTGGGAGTTCTCCCATCTCGACCATCCCTGCTTCGGCCAAGTCTTGCAATGCTTTGCCCAAAAGTATCCCGACGACATGCACATCATCCAACTTGACCGCAGTTCCGTGCATCGCACGCCCAAGCTTGACAAGCCAAATAATGTCGCACTCCTGTTTCAACCCGCCTATTGTCCAGAACTCAATCCCATTGAGCAACTCTGGGCCTACCTGAAAACCCAACTGGCCAATCGTTATTGGTTTGACCTCGAGGAATTGCAACAAGCCATATCCCAACACATTCGACAACTCACTCGCGCCGGTTTGAGATCCCTCACACAACGCGATTTCTTGATGGAGGCGTTTGATGTTGCCGGCATCCGGCTAAAGCAACTCATTTATCCGTAG
- a CDS encoding Rpn family recombination-promoting nuclease/putative transposase: protein MRRDPTFYQMFQRSPSLLFALLGDQPENAAEYRFDSVAVKEPKFEIDGVFLPPESDPGVVYFAEIQFQKDEKLYERLFGESLLYFYRNSERFSDWQAVVIYPSRSMEQRKVYPHRSLLNGEQVHRIYLDELGDVGSLSVAVAATVLTIVPEAEAPAAAKQLLQRTREEDFTAAERTNLNDIVTTIMVYKFTKLSRAEIRAMLGLDLTEEPRAIREAKDEGREEGERLLVLRLLQKKVGNLDESVSAQIAGLSFEQLESLGEALLDFSTIEDLTSWLAEST from the coding sequence ATGCGCCGGGACCCAACTTTCTATCAAATGTTTCAGCGATCGCCGAGTTTGCTGTTTGCGTTGTTAGGTGATCAACCGGAGAATGCGGCAGAATATCGGTTTGATTCAGTCGCAGTCAAAGAACCGAAGTTTGAGATTGATGGCGTATTTCTGCCACCGGAATCAGATCCAGGAGTCGTTTATTTTGCAGAAATTCAATTTCAAAAGGATGAAAAGCTCTATGAGCGCCTGTTTGGCGAATCCTTGCTGTATTTCTACCGGAACAGTGAACGGTTCTCAGATTGGCAAGCGGTGGTGATATATCCATCACGTTCAATGGAGCAACGCAAGGTGTATCCCCATCGGTCATTGCTAAATGGTGAGCAAGTCCACCGGATTTATCTCGATGAATTAGGAGATGTGGGATCATTGTCTGTTGCGGTGGCGGCAACCGTTCTGACGATTGTGCCGGAAGCGGAAGCCCCCGCTGCCGCAAAACAGCTTTTGCAGCGTACCAGAGAGGAAGATTTCACAGCAGCAGAACGAACTAATCTGAACGATATTGTGACCACTATAATGGTTTATAAATTCACCAAACTCAGCCGAGCGGAGATTCGAGCCATGTTGGGACTTGATTTAACGGAAGAACCGCGTGCGATTCGGGAAGCGAAAGATGAAGGACGGGAAGAAGGAGAGCGCTTATTGGTCTTACGTTTATTGCAGAAAAAGGTTGGCAACTTAGATGAGTCAGTGTCCGCTCAGATTGCTGGATTATCCTTTGAACAACTTGAATCGTTAGGGGAAGCCTTGTTAGATTTCTCCACGATCGAAGACTTGACATCCTGGCTGGCTGAAAGCACCTGA
- a CDS encoding HNH endonuclease: MAREYITAELRRLIIDRARGCCEYCQFPMRFSLDSMEIDHILQVSLGGVTIAENLAFACHGCNQYKHNRAKGVDVSSNREVPLYHPRLMNWETHFAWSEDTTHVVGKTPTGRVTVQLLKMNRAGAVNLRRVLNMSGDHPPS, encoded by the coding sequence ATGGCTAGAGAATACATTACGGCTGAACTGCGACGGCTGATTATCGACCGTGCTCGGGGGTGTTGTGAATACTGCCAATTTCCCATGCGGTTTTCCCTTGATTCGATGGAAATCGATCATATTCTGCAGGTTAGTCTTGGGGGAGTGACGATCGCCGAAAATCTGGCGTTTGCTTGTCATGGCTGTAATCAATACAAGCATAATCGGGCCAAAGGGGTTGATGTCTCCTCAAATCGAGAAGTCCCGCTCTATCATCCCCGCTTAATGAACTGGGAAACGCATTTTGCTTGGAGTGAGGATACAACTCATGTGGTCGGTAAAACACCGACAGGACGAGTCACTGTGCAGTTATTAAAAATGAATCGCGCTGGTGCAGTGAACCTGCGGCGAGTATTGAATATGTCTGGTGATCATCCACCCAGTTAA
- a CDS encoding AAA family ATPase has protein sequence MLDLGAIATHFRAGISTIALASPTAAENAVVEALVAEFSSERQVQTWDLSNGLRTVELHCRRGQTARLEYQPDTGFQPQGHPADALLKQIANLCTNTRTNGNKTLFIVKDLLPFIAGANANVAIVRALKECCFALKRSHNRLVILHDGIETPTEFLDLIANMQHGLPGEAEALQIAHDRIAMLQRSAQAVDREISLALDSDGMKRLVRALLGMTQEGMEDTLQLVITRDGRIDESTIQAISQIKQQRFAAQGVEYAQAPDVPVQGMQNLEDWTATLARLLEPAAQEEWHIPFPKGVLLAGEGGTGKTLAVKCLAQRLSLPVVVLDASKLMQKELGASEANLRRVIDAAEAMAPSILFVDEMEKMLGGSNTDGGTSNRMFGYFLQWFQEHQSSVFVAATVNEPWRLKPELIRRFAKCFLVDLPDIAARRSIFAVQASKFKLVIPDVDMQHLAEQTPDFTGDEIRKVVHECAARAYAEGHPGEVSLAELLAEVNRKEPQFANNRERLEALRAWMSAGNAELVRQVSIERQVVEDRELAVEFR, from the coding sequence ATGTTAGACCTAGGAGCAATTGCGACCCACTTTCGGGCGGGGATTTCGACGATTGCCCTAGCGTCTCCGACTGCGGCAGAGAATGCGGTAGTCGAGGCGCTAGTGGCCGAATTTAGCAGTGAACGTCAAGTGCAAACTTGGGACTTGAGTAATGGTTTACGAACCGTAGAATTACATTGTCGGCGTGGCCAAACAGCACGACTAGAATATCAGCCTGATACAGGCTTTCAACCCCAAGGTCATCCAGCCGATGCGCTCCTGAAGCAAATTGCTAATCTCTGTACCAATACCCGCACCAACGGCAATAAAACATTATTCATCGTCAAAGATCTACTGCCCTTTATCGCTGGTGCCAATGCAAACGTGGCGATTGTCCGAGCGCTCAAGGAATGTTGTTTCGCGTTAAAGCGATCGCACAACCGCTTGGTGATCTTGCATGATGGGATCGAGACTCCAACTGAGTTTCTGGACTTGATTGCGAATATGCAACATGGATTGCCGGGAGAAGCCGAGGCATTGCAAATTGCCCACGATCGAATTGCCATGTTGCAGCGATCGGCCCAGGCAGTCGATCGTGAAATCAGCCTGGCGCTCGATTCCGATGGAATGAAACGGTTAGTCCGGGCATTATTGGGCATGACCCAAGAAGGCATGGAAGACACGTTACAGCTCGTCATTACCCGTGATGGCCGGATTGATGAATCGACGATTCAAGCGATTAGCCAAATCAAGCAGCAGCGGTTTGCGGCTCAAGGTGTGGAGTATGCCCAAGCCCCAGATGTGCCGGTGCAAGGGATGCAAAACCTAGAGGACTGGACAGCTACCTTAGCTCGGTTACTGGAACCAGCGGCCCAGGAAGAATGGCATATTCCATTTCCGAAAGGGGTATTGCTCGCCGGTGAAGGCGGCACGGGTAAGACCTTGGCAGTTAAGTGTTTGGCCCAGCGCTTGAGCTTGCCTGTGGTCGTTCTGGACGCATCGAAATTGATGCAGAAGGAACTGGGCGCATCGGAGGCTAATCTGCGGCGGGTGATTGATGCAGCGGAGGCAATGGCTCCATCGATCCTATTCGTGGATGAAATGGAGAAAATGCTGGGTGGTAGTAATACCGATGGTGGTACGAGTAATCGCATGTTTGGTTACTTTCTCCAATGGTTTCAAGAACATCAATCATCCGTATTTGTCGCCGCGACGGTGAATGAACCGTGGCGTCTGAAACCCGAACTTATTCGGCGGTTTGCTAAGTGTTTCTTAGTGGACTTACCGGACATTGCCGCCAGGCGCAGTATCTTTGCAGTACAAGCCAGTAAATTCAAGCTGGTCATCCCCGATGTGGATATGCAGCACCTTGCGGAACAAACCCCGGATTTTACCGGCGATGAGATTCGCAAAGTGGTACATGAATGTGCGGCACGGGCCTATGCTGAGGGTCATCCGGGCGAGGTTTCACTGGCCGAACTCTTAGCCGAAGTGAATCGCAAAGAACCGCAGTTTGCTAATAACCGGGAACGGTTAGAAGCGCTCCGGGCTTGGATGAGTGCTGGGAATGCTGAACTCGTACGGCAAGTTTCAATCGAGCGGCAGGTAGTCGAAGACCGAGAACTTGCGGTAGAATTTCGCTAG